A genomic segment from Pseudomonas sessilinigenes encodes:
- a CDS encoding imelysin family protein yields the protein MIRMPLATASLLAIAISLAGCGEGKDDKATAQAPTPATSTATPASDAAGKLDEAAAKAVVAHYADMVFAVYSDSESTAKTLQGAIDAFLAKPDDQTLAAAKAAWVAARVPYLQSEVFRFGNTIIDDWEGQVNAWPLDEGLIDYVDKSYEHALGNPGATANIIANTEIRIGEDKIDVKDITPEKLASLNELGGAEANVATGYHAIEFLLWGQDLNGTGPGAGARPASDYLEGAGATGGHNDRRRAYLKAVTQLLVNDLEEMVGNWKPDVADNYRATLEAEPAETGLRKMLFGMGSLSLGELAGERMKVSLEANSPEDEQDCFSDNTHNSHFYDAKGIRNVYLGEYTRVDGSKMTGASLSSLVAKADPAADEALKADLATTEAKIQVMVDHANKGEHYDQLIAAGNESGNQIVRDAIAALVKQTGSIEQAAGKLGITDLNPDNADHEF from the coding sequence ATGATTCGTATGCCTCTGGCTACCGCCAGTCTGTTGGCCATCGCTATTTCCCTCGCCGGTTGCGGCGAAGGCAAAGACGACAAGGCTACCGCTCAAGCGCCGACCCCGGCGACCAGCACCGCTACCCCGGCCAGCGACGCCGCCGGCAAGCTCGACGAAGCGGCCGCCAAGGCCGTGGTCGCGCATTACGCCGACATGGTCTTCGCCGTCTACAGCGACTCCGAATCCACTGCGAAAACCCTGCAGGGCGCTATCGATGCCTTCCTGGCCAAGCCTGACGACCAGACCCTGGCAGCGGCCAAGGCGGCCTGGGTCGCGGCGCGCGTACCCTATCTGCAAAGCGAAGTGTTCCGCTTCGGCAACACCATCATCGACGACTGGGAAGGCCAGGTTAACGCCTGGCCCCTGGACGAAGGCCTGATCGACTACGTCGACAAGAGCTACGAACACGCACTGGGCAACCCCGGGGCCACCGCCAACATCATTGCCAACACCGAGATCCGCATCGGCGAAGACAAGATCGACGTGAAGGACATCACCCCGGAAAAACTCGCCAGCCTCAATGAGCTGGGCGGGGCCGAAGCCAACGTCGCCACCGGCTACCACGCCATCGAGTTCCTGCTCTGGGGCCAGGACCTCAACGGTACCGGCCCAGGCGCCGGTGCCCGTCCGGCCTCCGACTACCTGGAAGGTGCCGGCGCCACTGGCGGTCATAACGATCGCCGCCGTGCCTACCTCAAGGCCGTGACCCAATTGCTGGTCAACGACCTGGAGGAAATGGTCGGCAACTGGAAACCGGACGTGGCCGACAACTACCGTGCAACCCTGGAAGCGGAACCTGCCGAGACCGGCCTGCGCAAGATGCTCTTCGGCATGGGTAGCCTGTCCCTGGGCGAACTGGCCGGCGAGCGGATGAAGGTATCCCTGGAAGCCAACTCCCCGGAAGATGAGCAGGACTGCTTCAGCGACAACACCCACAACTCGCACTTCTACGACGCCAAGGGCATCCGTAACGTCTACCTGGGCGAGTACACCCGTGTCGACGGCAGCAAGATGACCGGCGCCAGCCTGTCGTCCCTGGTGGCCAAGGCTGACCCAGCCGCCGATGAAGCGCTCAAGGCCGACCTGGCCACTACCGAAGCCAAGATCCAGGTCATGGTGGACCACGCCAACAAGGGCGAGCACTACGACCAGCTGATCGCCGCCGGCAACGAGTCGGGCAACCAGATCGTGCGCGATGCCATCGCCGCGCTGGTCAAGCAGACCGGTTCGATCGAGCAGGCAGCTGGCAAGCTGGGCATCACCGACCTGAACCCGGACAACGCCGATCACGAATTCTGA
- a CDS encoding NAD-dependent epimerase/dehydratase family protein, with the protein MKILVTGASGFIGGRFARFALEQGLEVRVNGRRAEAMEHLVRRGAEFVQGDLGDADLVRELCRDIDTVVHCAGAVGLWGRYQDFHQGNVLVTENVVEACLKQRVRRLVHLSSPSIYFDGRDHLGLTEEQVPKRFKHPYAATKYLAEQKVFGAQEFGLEVLALRPRFVTGAGDMSIFPRLLKMQRKGRLAIVGNGLNKVDFTSVHNLNDALFSCLHASGSALGKVYNISNGAPVPLWDVVNYVMRQMQVPQVTRYRSYGLAYSMAALNEGFCRIWPGRPEPTLSRLGMQVMNKDFTLDISRARHYLDYEPKVSLWAALDEFCSWWKAQDIS; encoded by the coding sequence ATGAAGATTCTGGTCACCGGCGCAAGCGGCTTCATCGGCGGGCGCTTTGCTCGTTTCGCCCTTGAGCAGGGCCTGGAGGTGCGGGTCAATGGCCGGCGCGCCGAAGCCATGGAGCACCTGGTACGCCGTGGTGCCGAATTCGTCCAGGGAGACCTTGGGGACGCCGATCTGGTGCGCGAGCTGTGCCGTGACATCGACACCGTGGTGCATTGCGCGGGTGCCGTAGGCCTGTGGGGACGCTACCAGGACTTTCACCAGGGCAATGTGCTGGTCACCGAGAACGTGGTCGAAGCCTGCCTCAAGCAGCGAGTCCGGCGCCTGGTGCACTTGTCCTCGCCCTCGATCTACTTCGATGGCCGCGATCACCTGGGCTTGACCGAAGAACAGGTGCCCAAGCGCTTCAAGCACCCTTATGCCGCCACCAAGTACCTGGCCGAGCAGAAGGTTTTCGGGGCCCAGGAGTTCGGCCTTGAAGTCCTGGCCTTGCGCCCGCGCTTCGTCACTGGCGCCGGCGACATGAGCATTTTCCCCAGGCTCCTGAAGATGCAGCGCAAGGGGCGCCTGGCCATCGTTGGCAATGGCTTGAACAAGGTCGACTTCACCAGCGTGCACAACCTCAATGACGCCCTGTTCAGTTGCCTGCATGCCAGCGGCTCGGCCCTGGGCAAGGTCTACAACATCAGCAACGGGGCCCCGGTGCCATTGTGGGATGTCGTCAACTATGTGATGCGCCAGATGCAGGTGCCGCAGGTCACCCGTTATCGTTCCTATGGCCTGGCGTATAGCATGGCGGCGCTCAATGAGGGTTTTTGCCGGATCTGGCCGGGGCGTCCGGAACCGACCCTGTCGCGCCTGGGCATGCAGGTCATGAACAAGGACTTCACCCTGGACATCAGCCGGGCCCGGCATTACCTGGACTATGAACCCAAGGTCAGTCTCTGGGCTGCCCTGGACGAGTTCTGCAGTTGGTGGAAGGCCCAGGACATAAGCTGA
- a CDS encoding cache domain-containing protein — MKGLRKGIWLLWPLLLCMSALQAAPENDDGVAARALLEKALRYYREQGDKAFAAFSRQGEFVDRDRYVFVVDTRGVMLASGGPSSALIGRDVSQVLGQDLRKAFKDALQTPEQNGIQQAEYRWQNWADGKVERKHVYFQRVGDRILAVGYYLPRASAEQARALLERAATALGTDQPGTLKAINDLQGGFIEDDLYVFVVSLDSRRYLAHGTNLRLLDTDFAKVKDPQGKPVGEPMLALMARQDQGEYLYRWKNPVTGKVEDKHAYLRKVGNLLVAVGYYSP; from the coding sequence ATGAAGGGGTTGCGCAAGGGTATTTGGCTGCTCTGGCCACTGTTGTTGTGCATGAGTGCGCTCCAGGCCGCGCCGGAGAACGATGACGGGGTGGCAGCCCGGGCGTTGCTGGAGAAGGCCCTGCGTTACTACCGGGAGCAGGGCGACAAGGCATTCGCTGCGTTCAGTCGCCAGGGCGAGTTCGTCGATCGGGATCGCTATGTCTTCGTGGTGGACACCCGCGGCGTGATGCTGGCCAGCGGTGGACCGTCGTCGGCGTTGATCGGCCGCGATGTGTCCCAGGTGCTGGGGCAAGATCTGCGCAAGGCTTTCAAGGATGCACTGCAGACCCCGGAGCAAAACGGCATTCAGCAAGCCGAGTACCGCTGGCAGAACTGGGCGGATGGCAAGGTCGAACGCAAGCACGTGTACTTCCAGCGCGTTGGCGATCGTATTCTCGCAGTGGGTTACTACCTGCCCCGGGCGTCGGCCGAGCAGGCCAGGGCACTGCTGGAGCGGGCGGCGACGGCCTTGGGCACTGACCAGCCGGGCACGCTCAAGGCCATCAATGACCTGCAGGGCGGTTTCATCGAAGATGACTTGTATGTGTTCGTGGTCAGCCTCGACAGTCGGCGCTACCTGGCCCATGGCACCAACCTGCGCTTGCTCGATACCGACTTCGCCAAGGTCAAGGACCCCCAGGGCAAACCGGTGGGCGAGCCGATGCTGGCGCTGATGGCGCGCCAGGACCAGGGCGAGTACCTCTATCGCTGGAAGAACCCGGTGACCGGCAAGGTCGAGGACAAGCACGCTTATCTGCGCAAGGTGGGCAACCTGCTGGTGGCGGTGGGGTACTACAGTCCTTGA
- a CDS encoding LysE/ArgO family amino acid transporter: MWQSYVNGLLVAAGLIMAIGTQNAFVLAQSLRREHHLPVAALCVTCDALLVAAGVFGLATVLTQSPTLLAVARWGGAAFLIWYGAQALRRACSKQSLEQGDGQTVRSLRAVMLSALAVTLLNPHVYLDTVLLIGSLGAQQTEPGAYVVGAASASLLWFFTLALGAAWLAPWLARPGTWRVLDLLVAVMMFSVAFQLISAA; encoded by the coding sequence ATGTGGCAAAGCTATGTAAACGGCCTGCTGGTGGCCGCAGGCCTGATCATGGCCATCGGCACCCAGAACGCTTTCGTCCTGGCCCAGAGCCTGCGCCGCGAACACCACCTGCCGGTGGCCGCGCTGTGTGTCACCTGCGATGCGTTGCTGGTGGCTGCCGGGGTCTTCGGCCTGGCCACCGTGCTCACCCAGAGCCCGACGCTGCTGGCAGTGGCGCGCTGGGGCGGCGCGGCCTTCCTGATCTGGTACGGCGCCCAGGCCTTGCGCCGGGCCTGTTCGAAGCAAAGCCTCGAGCAAGGCGATGGACAGACCGTGCGCTCGCTGCGAGCGGTGATGCTCAGTGCCCTGGCGGTGACCCTGCTCAACCCCCACGTATACCTGGACACGGTACTGCTGATCGGCTCGCTGGGGGCGCAACAGACAGAGCCTGGGGCCTATGTGGTGGGGGCGGCCAGCGCTTCGCTGCTGTGGTTCTTCACCCTGGCCCTGGGGGCTGCATGGCTCGCTCCATGGCTGGCCCGCCCTGGAACCTGGAGGGTTCTGGACCTGCTGGTAGCCGTGATGATGTTCAGCGTCGCGTTCCAGTTGATCAGTGCTGCATGA
- a CDS encoding superoxide dismutase, producing MAFELPPLPYAHDALQPHISKETLEYHHDKHHNTYVVNLNNLVPGTEFEGKTLEEIVKTSSGGIFNNAAQVWNHTFYWNCLAPNAGGQPTGALADAINAAFGSFDKFKEEFTKTSVGTFGSGWGWLVKKADGSLALASTIGAGNPLTSGDTPLLTCDVWEHAYYIDYRNVRPKYVEAFWNLVNWKFVAEQFEGKNFVA from the coding sequence ATGGCTTTCGAATTGCCGCCGCTGCCCTACGCACACGATGCCCTGCAGCCGCACATTTCCAAGGAAACCCTGGAATATCACCACGACAAACACCACAACACCTATGTCGTGAACCTGAACAACCTGGTGCCAGGCACCGAGTTCGAAGGCAAGACCCTGGAAGAGATCGTCAAGACTTCTTCGGGCGGCATCTTCAACAACGCAGCCCAGGTCTGGAACCACACTTTCTACTGGAACTGCCTGGCGCCAAACGCTGGCGGCCAGCCTACCGGCGCTCTGGCTGATGCCATCAACGCAGCGTTCGGCTCGTTCGACAAGTTCAAAGAAGAATTCACCAAGACTTCGGTTGGCACCTTCGGTTCCGGCTGGGGCTGGCTGGTGAAGAAGGCCGACGGCTCCCTGGCCCTGGCCAGCACCATCGGTGCCGGCAACCCCCTGACCAGCGGCGACACTCCACTGCTGACCTGCGACGTCTGGGAACACGCCTACTACATCGACTACCGCAACGTGCGTCCTAAGTACGTCGAAGCGTTCTGGAACCTGGTGAACTGGAAATTCGTGGCCGAGCAGTTCGAAGGCAAGAATTTCGTCGCCTAA
- a CDS encoding MDR family MFS transporter: MSHLQQPASSTPAIRSVLVALMLAIFLGALDQTIVAVSMPAISAQFKDVGLLAWVISGYMVAMTVAVPIYGKLGDLYGRRRLMLFGMGLFTLASLFCGLAQNMEQLVLARIFQGIGAGGMISVSQAIIGDIVPPRERGRYQGYFSSMYAVASVAGPVLGGYMTEFLSWRWVFLINLPLGLGAWWVAYRTLVGLPVPQRKPIIDYLGTLLLIIGLSALLLGITQIGQGYSWRSAQVLDLLGIATLVLAVFVWHERRAREPLLPMHLFANRNALLCWCTIFFTSFQAISLIVLMPLRFQSITGAGADSAALHLLPLAMGLPMGAYCAGRLTSVTGRYKPMILTGALLMPVSILGMALIAPQAELLSALFMLLCGIASGMQFPTSLVGTQNAVEQRDIGVATSTTNLFRALGGAVGVALMSALLLALLQDSSLAQLGSGLMSEGHSGNALLEGLNAAPGPARDALRAELLLTFRHLLLVSAGVSLLGLAAALAMPNRLLRGREDKAR; this comes from the coding sequence GTGTCCCATCTCCAACAACCTGCCTCCTCCACTCCGGCGATACGCAGCGTGCTGGTCGCGTTGATGCTGGCGATCTTTCTCGGCGCCCTGGACCAAACCATCGTCGCTGTCTCCATGCCGGCCATTTCGGCTCAATTCAAGGATGTCGGCCTGCTGGCCTGGGTCATTTCCGGCTACATGGTGGCGATGACCGTCGCCGTGCCCATCTACGGCAAGCTCGGTGACCTCTACGGTCGACGCCGACTGATGCTGTTCGGCATGGGACTGTTCACCCTGGCCTCGCTGTTTTGTGGCCTGGCCCAGAACATGGAGCAACTGGTGCTGGCACGGATTTTCCAAGGCATCGGTGCTGGCGGCATGATTTCGGTGAGCCAGGCCATCATTGGCGACATCGTCCCGCCCCGGGAACGCGGTCGCTACCAGGGCTACTTCAGCAGCATGTACGCGGTAGCCAGCGTCGCCGGCCCCGTGCTGGGCGGCTACATGACCGAGTTCCTGTCCTGGCGCTGGGTGTTCCTGATCAATCTGCCCCTGGGCCTGGGAGCCTGGTGGGTCGCCTACCGTACCCTGGTAGGACTGCCGGTTCCCCAGCGCAAGCCGATCATCGACTACCTCGGCACGCTGCTGTTGATCATCGGGCTCAGTGCCTTGCTGCTGGGTATCACGCAGATCGGCCAGGGATACTCCTGGCGCAGCGCCCAAGTGCTCGATCTACTGGGTATCGCCACCCTTGTCCTGGCGGTTTTCGTCTGGCATGAGCGTCGGGCCCGTGAGCCGCTGTTGCCGATGCACCTGTTCGCCAACCGCAATGCCCTGTTGTGCTGGTGCACGATCTTCTTCACCAGCTTCCAGGCTATTTCACTGATCGTCCTGATGCCCCTGCGCTTCCAGAGCATCACCGGGGCCGGGGCCGACAGCGCCGCCCTGCACCTGCTACCCCTGGCCATGGGATTGCCCATGGGCGCCTACTGCGCCGGACGCCTGACTTCGGTGACTGGCCGCTACAAACCGATGATTCTCACCGGGGCCCTGCTGATGCCGGTGTCGATTCTCGGCATGGCGTTGATTGCCCCCCAGGCAGAATTGCTCAGTGCCCTGTTCATGCTGCTCTGCGGAATCGCCAGCGGCATGCAGTTCCCCACGTCACTGGTAGGCACCCAGAACGCGGTGGAACAACGTGACATTGGGGTCGCCACCAGTACCACCAACCTGTTCCGGGCCTTGGGTGGCGCGGTGGGTGTGGCGCTGATGTCGGCATTGCTACTGGCCTTGCTGCAGGACTCGAGCCTGGCGCAGTTGGGCAGTGGGCTGATGAGCGAAGGGCACTCCGGCAATGCCTTGCTCGAAGGCCTGAACGCCGCCCCCGGCCCAGCACGAGACGCACTGCGAGCGGAGTTGCTGCTGACTTTCCGGCACCTGCTGCTGGTCAGTGCCGGAGTATCCCTGCTGGGGCTGGCCGCAGCGCTCGCCATGCCCAACCGCCTGCTGCGCGGACGCGAAGACAAGGCCCGTTGA
- a CDS encoding ACT domain-containing protein, whose translation MTGETSLTTLLRSMSPQLNDGEYVFCSITDRSLLQDCEVLGSFHEREGLTVILQRQQAERLGLGFDYVAAWITLQVHSALQAVGLTAAFAGALGQAGISCNVIAGYYHDHLFVGLADAQKAMQVLQRLAAGEEH comes from the coding sequence ATGACCGGTGAAACTTCCCTCACAACCCTGCTGCGCAGCATGAGCCCGCAGCTCAACGACGGTGAGTACGTGTTCTGCTCCATCACCGATCGCAGCCTGTTGCAGGATTGCGAGGTGCTGGGCAGCTTTCACGAACGCGAGGGCCTGACGGTGATCCTCCAGCGCCAGCAGGCTGAACGCCTCGGCCTGGGCTTCGACTACGTGGCGGCCTGGATCACCCTCCAGGTGCACTCGGCGTTGCAAGCCGTGGGCCTGACCGCCGCCTTTGCCGGTGCCTTGGGCCAGGCCGGGATCAGTTGCAACGTGATTGCCGGCTACTACCACGATCACCTGTTCGTTGGCCTGGCCGATGCCCAGAAAGCCATGCAGGTATTGCAACGACTGGCAGCCGGCGAGGAGCACTGA
- a CDS encoding LysR family transcriptional regulator ArgP: protein MFDYKLLAALAAVIEQAGFERAAQILGLSQSAISQRIKLLEARVGQPVLVRAAPPTPTEIGRRLLNHVQQVRLLERDLQSLVPSLDEEGLPERLRIALNADSLATWWAEAVGDFCAEHHLLLDLVVEDQTVGLKRMRAGEVAACVCASERPVAGARSLLLGGMRYRALASPAFIARHFPQGVRAEQLARTPALVFGPDDFLQHRYLASLGVDGVFEHHLCPSSEGFIRLTEAGLGWGLVPELQVREQMQRGILLELLPDKPIDVPLYWHHWRNGGQLLAQLTEHLARLSAQWLVPWEQP, encoded by the coding sequence ATGTTCGACTACAAACTGCTTGCCGCACTTGCCGCGGTGATCGAACAGGCAGGATTCGAACGGGCAGCCCAGATACTGGGCTTGTCGCAGTCGGCTATTTCCCAGCGCATCAAACTGCTGGAAGCCCGGGTCGGCCAACCGGTCCTGGTGCGAGCAGCGCCTCCGACCCCGACCGAGATCGGCCGGCGCCTGCTCAACCATGTCCAGCAGGTGCGCCTGTTGGAACGCGATCTGCAGAGCCTGGTGCCGTCCCTGGACGAAGAGGGGCTACCCGAGCGCCTGCGCATCGCACTGAACGCCGACAGCCTGGCCACCTGGTGGGCAGAGGCGGTGGGGGATTTCTGCGCCGAGCATCACCTGCTCCTGGACCTGGTGGTGGAAGACCAGACGGTGGGCCTCAAGCGCATGCGGGCCGGGGAGGTGGCGGCCTGTGTCTGTGCCAGCGAGCGGCCGGTAGCCGGGGCCCGTAGCCTGTTGTTGGGGGGGATGCGCTATCGGGCCTTGGCCAGTCCGGCGTTCATTGCCCGGCATTTTCCCCAGGGTGTACGTGCCGAGCAGTTGGCCCGGACCCCGGCGCTGGTGTTCGGTCCTGATGATTTCCTGCAGCATCGCTACCTGGCGTCCTTGGGGGTCGATGGTGTTTTCGAGCATCATCTGTGCCCTTCTTCCGAAGGGTTCATTCGCCTCACGGAAGCTGGGCTCGGCTGGGGGCTGGTGCCCGAGTTGCAGGTTCGCGAGCAGATGCAGCGTGGCATCCTGCTGGAATTGCTACCGGACAAGCCCATCGATGTGCCGTTGTACTGGCATCATTGGCGTAATGGCGGGCAACTGCTGGCACAGCTCACCGAACACCTGGCACGTTTATCTGCACAATGGCTGGTGCCCTGGGAGCAGCCGTAA
- a CDS encoding ATPase, with the protein MRNDAHDDFDDIPSLRAEPLDDDVLPTPSAVRERTAAPLRNAPAAKKPKGTGTGPLWALVGALFFAFIGLAWWSFQQISLMEQQLVATQESFARISEEAAGRLQDISGKVVASQTNVITDNEALKLQIKQLESRLQDQGLQQQGVAGQATDLDKRLEQMSTQGTEQQAANVQLQAQVKALGAELASLKGVQADGDKVDAQLKSLGTELAALKKQGNPGAAIERLEQDMIVLKSQQDNRPAAAQNGASTAEFDAFRGQVTRNINTLQSQIQNLQQQINTRP; encoded by the coding sequence ATGCGTAACGATGCACACGATGACTTCGACGATATTCCAAGCCTGCGCGCCGAGCCTCTTGATGACGATGTCCTCCCCACGCCCAGTGCTGTTCGCGAGCGCACCGCTGCACCTTTGCGCAACGCGCCAGCGGCCAAGAAGCCCAAGGGGACCGGCACTGGCCCATTGTGGGCGTTGGTGGGGGCGTTGTTCTTCGCGTTCATCGGCCTTGCCTGGTGGAGCTTCCAGCAGATCTCGCTGATGGAGCAGCAGTTGGTGGCGACCCAGGAGAGCTTCGCCAGGATCAGCGAGGAGGCAGCCGGACGCCTGCAGGACATCTCCGGCAAGGTAGTGGCCAGCCAGACCAATGTCATCACCGACAACGAGGCCTTGAAGCTGCAGATCAAGCAGCTGGAAAGCCGCTTGCAGGACCAGGGGCTGCAGCAACAGGGCGTAGCCGGCCAGGCCACTGACCTGGACAAGCGCCTGGAACAGATGAGCACCCAGGGTACCGAGCAGCAGGCAGCCAACGTGCAATTGCAGGCCCAGGTAAAAGCCCTGGGAGCCGAGTTGGCGAGCCTGAAAGGGGTCCAGGCCGATGGCGACAAGGTCGACGCCCAGCTCAAGAGCCTGGGCACCGAGCTGGCCGCGCTGAAGAAGCAAGGCAACCCTGGGGCGGCCATCGAGCGCCTGGAGCAGGACATGATCGTGCTCAAGAGCCAGCAGGACAATCGTCCCGCGGCCGCACAGAACGGTGCCAGCACCGCCGAGTTCGACGCATTCCGTGGCCAGGTCACTCGCAACATCAATACCCTGCAAAGCCAGATCCAGAACCTGCAGCAGCAGATCAACACCCGTCCCTGA
- a CDS encoding putative bifunctional diguanylate cyclase/phosphodiesterase gives MKLELKNSLSVKLLRVVLLSALIVGVVLSCAQIVFDAYKTRQAVANDAQRILDMFRDPSTQAVYSLDREMGMQVIEGLFQDDAVRMASIGHPNETMLAEKSRDLQKSSSRWLTDLILGQERTFTTQLVGRGPYSEYYGDLSITLDTATYGQDFIVSSVIIFVSGVLRALAMGLVLYLVYHWLLTKPLSRIIEHLTTINPDRPSEHQLPLLKGHERNELGIWINTANQLLASIERNTHLRHEAENSLLRMAQYDFLTGLPNRQQLQQQLDKILVDAGRLQRRVAVLCVGLDDFKGVNEQFSYQTGDQLLLALADRLRGHSGRLGALARLGGDQFALVQADIEQPYEAAELAQSILDDLEAAFALDQQEIRLRATIGITLFPEDGDSTEKLLQKAEQTMTLAKSRSRNRYQFYIASVDSEMRRRRELEKDLREALAREQFFLVYQPQISYRDHRVVGVEALLRWQHPDHGLVPPDLFIPLAEQNGTIIAIGEWVLDQACRQLREWHDMGFSDLRMAVNLSTVQLHHAELPRVVNNLLQIYRLPPRSLELEVTETGLMEDISTAAQHLLSLRRSGALIAIDDFGTGYSSLSYLKSLPLDKIKIDKSFVQDLLEDDDDATIVRAIIQLGKSLGMQVIAEGVETAEQEAYIISEGCHEGQGYHYSKPLSARELGAYLKQAQRSNAAIL, from the coding sequence TTGAAGCTGGAACTCAAAAACAGCTTGTCGGTGAAGTTGCTCCGCGTTGTGCTGCTGTCGGCACTCATAGTAGGCGTGGTCCTGAGCTGCGCCCAGATCGTCTTCGATGCCTATAAGACTCGGCAGGCGGTAGCCAACGACGCCCAGCGCATACTCGACATGTTTCGCGACCCATCGACCCAGGCGGTCTACAGCCTGGATCGGGAGATGGGGATGCAAGTGATCGAAGGCCTGTTCCAGGACGATGCCGTGCGCATGGCCTCTATCGGCCACCCCAACGAAACCATGCTCGCGGAAAAATCCCGCGACCTGCAGAAGTCCTCCAGCCGCTGGCTGACCGACCTGATCCTCGGCCAGGAGCGGACCTTCACCACGCAACTGGTGGGACGCGGCCCCTATAGCGAGTATTACGGCGACCTGAGCATCACCCTGGACACCGCCACCTATGGCCAGGACTTCATCGTCAGCTCGGTGATCATTTTCGTCTCCGGGGTCCTGCGCGCCCTGGCCATGGGCCTGGTGCTGTACCTGGTCTATCACTGGCTGCTGACCAAGCCGCTGTCGCGGATCATCGAGCACCTGACCACCATCAACCCCGATCGCCCCAGCGAACACCAACTGCCCCTGCTCAAGGGCCACGAACGCAATGAGCTGGGGATCTGGATCAACACCGCCAACCAGTTGCTGGCCTCCATCGAGCGCAATACCCACCTGCGCCATGAAGCGGAGAACAGCCTGCTGCGCATGGCCCAGTACGACTTCCTTACCGGCCTGCCCAACCGCCAGCAACTGCAGCAGCAACTGGACAAGATCCTGGTGGATGCCGGGCGCCTGCAACGTCGGGTCGCGGTACTGTGCGTCGGCCTGGATGACTTCAAGGGCGTGAACGAGCAATTCAGCTACCAGACCGGCGACCAGTTGTTGCTGGCCCTGGCCGATCGCCTGCGTGGCCATAGCGGCCGCCTCGGAGCCCTGGCCCGCCTGGGTGGCGATCAGTTCGCCCTGGTCCAGGCCGACATCGAACAGCCCTACGAAGCCGCCGAGCTGGCGCAGAGCATCCTCGACGACCTGGAGGCGGCGTTCGCCCTGGACCAACAGGAGATTCGCCTGCGTGCCACCATCGGCATCACCCTGTTCCCGGAAGATGGCGACAGCACCGAGAAGCTCCTGCAAAAAGCCGAGCAGACCATGACCCTGGCCAAGAGCCGCTCGCGCAATCGCTATCAGTTCTACATCGCCAGCGTCGACAGCGAGATGCGGCGCCGCCGGGAGCTGGAGAAAGACCTGCGCGAAGCCCTGGCCCGGGAACAGTTCTTCCTGGTGTACCAGCCGCAGATCAGCTATCGCGACCATCGAGTGGTGGGGGTCGAGGCACTGCTGCGCTGGCAGCATCCGGACCACGGCCTGGTGCCACCGGACCTGTTCATCCCGCTGGCCGAGCAGAACGGCACCATCATCGCTATCGGCGAATGGGTACTGGACCAGGCCTGCCGCCAACTGCGGGAATGGCACGACATGGGCTTCAGTGACCTGCGCATGGCGGTCAACCTGTCCACCGTGCAGTTGCACCACGCCGAACTGCCACGGGTGGTCAACAACCTGCTACAGATCTATCGCCTGCCGCCACGTAGCCTGGAGCTGGAGGTGACCGAAACCGGCCTGATGGAAGACATCAGCACCGCCGCCCAGCATCTGCTGAGCCTGCGTCGCTCCGGAGCGCTGATCGCCATCGACGACTTCGGCACCGGCTATTCGTCCCTCAGCTACCTCAAGAGCCTGCCCCTGGACAAGATCAAGATCGACAAGAGCTTCGTCCAGGACCTGCTGGAGGACGATGACGATGCGACCATCGTGCGCGCGATCATCCAGCTGGGTAAGAGCCTGGGCATGCAGGTGATCGCCGAAGGCGTGGAGACAGCCGAGCAGGAGGCCTACATCATCAGCGAGGGCTGCCACGAAGGTCAGGGCTATCACTACAGCAAACCACTCTCGGCACGGGAGCTCGGGGCCTACCTCAAGCAGGCCCAGCGCAGCAACGCAGCGATCCTCTGA